The following coding sequences lie in one Stenotrophomonas rhizophila genomic window:
- a CDS encoding HlyD family efflux transporter periplasmic adaptor subunit, with product MPALVPPGRLPLACVAAVLLLAACHPAPPEALGTLEWDRITVPAPAAETIVAVAVAVVEGQHVSAGAPLLQLDATRTAAQLAALQAQSQRAGQALEELEHGPRVEDIAQARANLAAARAQAADASAYYARLQPLGRQRLVAAADVDRARAAAGNATGVVQAAEQALLALQHGTRAEQVAQGAASLQAAQAQQAGQAVTLGKLALVAPRAGVIDALPYRLGDQAPVGAPLAVLLVGDHPYARVYLPSALRPSVVVGQAAHVYLQGRDGALTGRVRAVRSDPVFTPYYALTGEDAARLSYLAEIELVGTDTAALARLPAGVPVRVTF from the coding sequence ATGCCCGCCCTGGTCCCGCCCGGTCGCCTCCCCTTGGCCTGCGTGGCGGCCGTGTTGCTGCTCGCCGCCTGCCACCCTGCGCCGCCTGAAGCCCTTGGCACCCTCGAATGGGACCGCATCACCGTACCGGCGCCCGCTGCGGAGACCATCGTCGCGGTCGCGGTCGCGGTGGTGGAAGGGCAGCATGTGTCCGCTGGCGCCCCCTTGCTGCAACTGGACGCCACCCGCACTGCCGCGCAGCTGGCCGCATTGCAGGCGCAGTCGCAACGCGCCGGACAGGCGCTTGAGGAACTCGAGCATGGCCCACGGGTGGAAGACATCGCCCAGGCCCGCGCCAATCTGGCCGCCGCGCGCGCACAGGCCGCGGACGCATCGGCGTACTACGCCCGCCTGCAGCCACTGGGACGGCAGCGCCTGGTGGCGGCGGCCGACGTCGACCGCGCCCGCGCCGCCGCTGGCAATGCAACGGGCGTGGTGCAGGCCGCCGAACAGGCATTGCTGGCGCTGCAGCATGGCACCCGCGCCGAGCAGGTGGCCCAAGGCGCCGCGTCGTTGCAGGCCGCGCAGGCCCAGCAGGCCGGACAGGCGGTTACGCTGGGCAAGCTGGCGCTGGTGGCACCGCGCGCCGGGGTGATCGACGCGCTGCCGTACCGGTTGGGGGACCAGGCGCCGGTGGGCGCGCCGCTGGCCGTGCTGCTGGTGGGAGACCATCCGTATGCGCGGGTGTACCTGCCCTCGGCGCTGCGCCCGTCGGTGGTGGTGGGGCAGGCGGCCCACGTTTACCTGCAGGGGCGCGACGGCGCCCTGACCGGTCGGGTGCGGGCGGTGCGCAGCGACCCGGTGTTCACCCCGTACTACGCGCTCACCGGTGAGGACGCGGCGCGGCTGAGCTACCTGGCCGAAATCGAGCTGGTCGGTACGGACACCGCCGCATTGGCCCGGTTGCCCGCCGGGGTGCCGGTGCGGGTGACGTTCTGA
- a CDS encoding fatty acid desaturase family protein, translating to MCPPRSRAGDNAALNRFAPDPSLFVVNPWTGLLALLGDWGLIVAAFVMAIVVPHPLTYLLAALVIARSQLALAVIMHESAHGLLLPRQRLNDLVGQWAAAGPLFISLQTYRAGHLKHHLHPMRHDDPVAAVFGLADYPQPRGTVAMRLLADLCGIGYLISAFKLVRGDYSAIMPAVDKSRRTLAWEVGSMLASNALLFGLLAWSGHPLLYLGLWLLPAITLLPFMGRVRAIMEHAGLPACDDQSRNARSIVRRNWQTFVFGPHAVHYHIEHHLYVRMPFYHLHRVHADLVAQRLIPGENLHDGYIGVLRSVTRTVPDTPPV from the coding sequence ATGTGCCCGCCTAGATCACGTGCCGGCGACAATGCGGCGCTGAATCGCTTTGCCCCTGACCCCAGCCTGTTCGTCGTCAACCCGTGGACCGGCCTGCTGGCCCTGCTGGGCGACTGGGGATTGATCGTGGCGGCATTCGTGATGGCCATCGTGGTGCCGCATCCACTGACCTACCTGCTGGCGGCACTGGTCATCGCCCGCAGCCAGCTCGCGCTCGCGGTGATCATGCATGAGAGCGCCCACGGGCTGCTGTTGCCCCGGCAGCGGTTGAACGACTTGGTCGGTCAGTGGGCGGCCGCCGGGCCGCTGTTCATTTCGCTGCAGACCTACCGCGCCGGGCACCTCAAGCACCACCTGCATCCCATGCGCCATGACGACCCGGTGGCGGCGGTGTTCGGGCTGGCCGACTACCCGCAGCCGCGGGGCACGGTGGCCATGCGACTGCTGGCCGATCTATGTGGCATTGGCTATCTCATCAGTGCGTTCAAGCTGGTGCGCGGCGACTACAGCGCGATCATGCCTGCGGTGGACAAGTCGCGTAGGACGTTGGCCTGGGAGGTCGGTTCCATGCTGGCCAGCAACGCGCTCCTGTTCGGCCTGCTCGCCTGGTCCGGGCATCCGCTGCTGTACCTGGGCCTGTGGTTGCTGCCCGCGATCACCCTGCTTCCCTTCATGGGGCGGGTCAGGGCGATCATGGAACACGCCGGGCTACCGGCCTGCGACGATCAGAGCCGCAACGCGCGCAGCATCGTGCGCCGGAACTGGCAGACCTTTGTGTTCGGCCCCCACGCGGTCCACTACCACATCGAACACCACCTCTACGTGCGCATGCCCTTCTACCATCTGCACCGCGTCCATGCCGACCTGGTGGCGCAACGGTTGATTCCCGGCGAAAACCTTCATGACGGTTACATCGGGGTGCTGCGCAGCGTCACGCGCACGGTGCCGGATACGCCGCCCGTCTGA
- a CDS encoding phosphatase PAP2 family protein: MRPNARQALVALLGLVAGLTVFIALQRVVVPRYVWVTRLDEQIPFVAQSWWLYVAFFPFVVLAAAYASADRFRRFSSATCLAFGVALVCFWLFPEHVPRPDPVTIDNAFLQQRLARLWQLDLPSNGCPSLHVAVTCLACAGLWNRPGRWGIGLAGLLICLSTLTLKQHTAIDVVAGALLALVCTLATYRQGRAAHVPA, encoded by the coding sequence TTGCGCCCCAACGCGCGCCAGGCGCTGGTGGCGCTGCTGGGGCTGGTGGCTGGCCTGACGGTGTTCATCGCGTTGCAGCGTGTCGTGGTGCCTCGGTATGTCTGGGTCACCCGGCTGGACGAGCAGATTCCGTTTGTTGCGCAGTCCTGGTGGCTGTATGTGGCGTTCTTTCCGTTCGTCGTGCTGGCAGCGGCCTACGCCAGCGCGGACCGGTTCCGCCGTTTCAGCAGTGCCACCTGCTTGGCCTTCGGTGTGGCCCTGGTCTGCTTCTGGCTGTTCCCCGAACATGTGCCCAGGCCCGATCCCGTTACGATCGACAATGCCTTCCTGCAGCAGCGCCTGGCCAGGCTTTGGCAGCTGGATCTGCCGTCCAACGGGTGCCCCAGCCTGCATGTTGCAGTGACGTGCCTGGCCTGTGCGGGGCTCTGGAACCGCCCCGGCAGGTGGGGGATCGGCCTTGCCGGACTGCTGATCTGCCTGTCGACCCTGACACTCAAACAGCACACCGCAATCGACGTCGTCGCCGGCGCACTGCTGGCCCTGGTCTGTACGCTGGCCACTTACCGACAAGGACGCGCTGCCCATGTGCCCGCCTAG
- a CDS encoding glycosyltransferase, with protein MLPPSRSDGMDHGLADIASRTALVLETNNLRGGDAAVEALGSLQRLIARLNQQSVSPRAFAQWIITHDGLDLEARQALCLLAGRPLDFVEIDTRTGYYEAKNVGFDHVDGVRCQYVVFADADCLPCNDWLEQLLTPFAQPNAPVAVAGRTSYAATVTGTALTAIDFMYFPSPLRDGATRNFYANNVAFRHEVFEHHRYEPLDGVYRAHCQVMGLRMQAAGVAVAYAPRAHTEHRLPDSRREVVELRWLRGGDSVDLTPHLIRAYLPDRLQWLARSGPLGPLLVMAGRLRYSLAALNHQDLPPLRGMRRLAAATLVMGMSLLDTAGAVVRGCGISAGRAAAQHGQALSYHRTLE; from the coding sequence ATGTTGCCCCCGTCCCGCAGCGACGGCATGGATCACGGGCTCGCCGATATCGCGAGCCGGACCGCACTGGTGCTGGAAACCAACAACCTGCGCGGAGGCGATGCCGCGGTGGAGGCACTGGGCAGCCTGCAACGGTTGATCGCCCGGCTCAATCAGCAGAGTGTTTCCCCGCGTGCGTTCGCGCAGTGGATCATCACCCACGATGGGCTCGATCTGGAGGCCCGCCAGGCGTTGTGCCTGCTGGCCGGGCGACCGCTGGATTTCGTTGAGATCGACACGCGCACCGGCTACTACGAGGCCAAGAACGTCGGCTTTGATCATGTCGACGGCGTGCGTTGCCAGTATGTGGTCTTTGCCGATGCCGATTGCCTGCCCTGCAACGACTGGCTGGAGCAGTTGCTGACGCCGTTTGCCCAGCCCAACGCGCCTGTCGCGGTCGCCGGGCGCACCAGTTATGCAGCCACTGTCACGGGCACTGCCTTGACGGCGATCGACTTCATGTACTTCCCCAGCCCGTTGCGTGACGGCGCGACGCGCAATTTCTATGCGAACAACGTGGCGTTCCGCCATGAAGTCTTTGAACACCACCGGTACGAGCCCCTCGACGGCGTTTATCGGGCCCATTGCCAGGTCATGGGGCTGCGCATGCAGGCTGCAGGCGTTGCGGTGGCCTACGCGCCGCGCGCGCACACCGAGCACCGACTGCCCGACAGCCGGCGGGAAGTGGTCGAGCTGCGGTGGTTGCGCGGCGGCGACAGCGTCGACCTGACCCCCCACCTGATTCGCGCCTACCTGCCGGACCGGCTGCAGTGGCTGGCGCGCAGCGGTCCGCTCGGGCCGTTGCTGGTCATGGCCGGGCGCCTGCGCTACAGCCTGGCGGCGCTCAATCACCAGGACCTGCCGCCGCTGCGTGGCATGCGCCGGCTTGCCGCAGCGACCCTGGTGATGGGCATGTCATTGCTCGATACCGCCGGCGCCGTGGTTCGTGGGTGCGGCATCTCCGCCGGTCGCGCCGCTGCCCAGCACGGGCAGGCCTTGTCCTACCACCGCACGCTGGAATGA
- a CDS encoding phospholipase D-like domain-containing protein yields the protein MADGTTTSTVARNALTCQSGQVGTSSGDYYAPPDRQFAPVRHGNAVKSYTDGRSAMHAMAEAIRGAKKFIFIADWQMNFDTELTGRGEAGHRGRLSELLYDAINVRGVDVRVLLYDSIEAAAYTHENEARTALYMMRDDKTPGNIEVGLHNPATGRTDPFNIGFSHHQKILVVDGKIGFVGGLDVAHGRWDDGNFDVVCDPRLHILNDHYNNCLMKPRGMTADEVTLTQPKKETGPDVAGRTRPGFAPAYLPGLTVAFDRMKQQWEDGAALAELLDYADKAAITPRLEEKGKQVLSDAIISVLQEMTDVKGIKEMIEVVRTVGKVLNSIKIDLDQARHKYREVIAASNRAADEAAKGNAGGAANAASDAVDAFTSIQAKAINDWINEKKAELLKSYDRAVKVVDRLGTYAADPSQLVKDVEKARAEALAALERAKESWESFRKWLDTPINRAQSLLDSGRQPRMPWQDVHARLEGPAVFDICRNFMHRWNAMVWQNQRGESLIGRGANAVVNAGIGQANDLGAGVPEQKSLGRGLELTALTDAWLDAMGGRTALFGDLCSRGSAGEVSVQIVRSSGTALHDMERKGCRQYRLNMDDGSDLKPYWERSLPMRSIQDAMLNCIASAKAFVYIETQFLISDCGFSDADPGRRLDTIIKGGQRGPATPAQEKKAQRTARVLGAAAGPLDAVLPETPIADVLAKKQGVPSAARNTLVDTIATRIAKAIRSGQGFHVYITLPVHPEGNVKDGAVVKQHYWAQQTLLRGHDSLIRRISRTLVAKRKDIRDVSVSEEDLRDEVAAGGWKKYLTVLNLRSYGVLKDINHDSYSRGPQTAGGSKGSPPLYLVTEQCYVHSKLLIVDDAVAIIGSANCNDRSLQGDGDTEIAAVIADTATSVRDLGNGVRVVTRKFAQDLRMRLWKKFLGMSIQEEVVFGAIKKQGGFTDATDRRFHPPIVKQDHAELNLELPASADTSDYIRSLAEKNASIYEEVFTNVPRNSMARYDSVFDGFPSGGWNEKKDAIARYIYAQPPDLQAQYMEVASTKVDEATRTVGRHNIAKALSRLKGSGAGDRVRGFWVSMPLEWGHGMDDPAAAMPVELIAARPAVQGGSSGTLQALARLDVKSPTEQT from the coding sequence ATGGCCGACGGCACCACTACCAGTACGGTTGCGCGCAACGCGCTGACCTGCCAGTCCGGCCAGGTAGGTACCTCCAGCGGTGACTACTACGCGCCGCCGGATCGCCAGTTCGCCCCGGTACGGCATGGCAACGCGGTGAAGTCCTACACCGACGGGCGCTCGGCCATGCATGCAATGGCCGAGGCGATCCGCGGCGCGAAAAAATTCATCTTCATCGCCGACTGGCAGATGAATTTCGACACGGAGCTGACCGGACGGGGAGAGGCCGGGCACCGCGGTCGCCTGAGCGAGCTGCTGTATGACGCGATCAATGTGCGTGGGGTGGATGTGCGGGTGCTGCTGTATGACAGCATCGAAGCCGCCGCGTACACGCATGAGAACGAAGCACGGACCGCGCTCTACATGATGCGGGATGACAAGACGCCTGGAAACATCGAAGTTGGACTTCATAACCCGGCAACGGGACGTACGGATCCTTTCAATATCGGCTTCTCTCACCATCAGAAGATTCTGGTGGTTGACGGGAAGATTGGCTTTGTAGGTGGGTTGGATGTTGCACATGGGCGCTGGGATGATGGCAACTTCGACGTCGTCTGCGACCCCCGACTACACATACTGAATGACCACTACAACAACTGCTTGATGAAACCGCGCGGCATGACGGCGGATGAAGTGACGTTGACTCAACCCAAGAAGGAGACGGGCCCTGATGTGGCTGGGAGGACGCGCCCGGGGTTCGCGCCGGCCTATCTACCTGGGCTTACGGTTGCCTTCGACCGCATGAAGCAGCAATGGGAGGACGGAGCAGCGCTGGCCGAACTTCTGGACTACGCGGACAAGGCCGCCATCACGCCCCGCCTGGAAGAGAAGGGCAAGCAGGTCCTTAGCGATGCAATCATTTCAGTTCTTCAGGAAATGACAGACGTCAAGGGAATCAAGGAGATGATCGAGGTGGTGCGGACCGTAGGAAAGGTCCTCAATTCCATCAAGATCGATCTCGACCAGGCACGGCACAAGTATCGTGAGGTGATTGCTGCAAGCAACCGTGCCGCAGATGAGGCTGCGAAGGGCAATGCCGGAGGCGCTGCCAATGCGGCTTCGGATGCAGTGGACGCGTTCACTTCAATTCAAGCCAAGGCTATCAATGATTGGATCAACGAAAAGAAAGCCGAGCTCCTGAAGAGCTACGACCGCGCCGTGAAAGTTGTCGATCGACTGGGCACCTATGCCGCTGATCCATCTCAGCTTGTAAAGGACGTCGAGAAGGCGCGCGCAGAAGCACTGGCTGCGTTGGAGCGTGCCAAGGAGTCGTGGGAGTCCTTCCGGAAATGGCTGGACACTCCGATCAACCGTGCCCAGAGCCTGCTGGACAGTGGTCGTCAGCCACGCATGCCTTGGCAGGACGTGCATGCACGGCTGGAGGGCCCGGCTGTTTTCGATATCTGCCGCAACTTCATGCACCGATGGAATGCAATGGTCTGGCAGAATCAACGCGGTGAATCGCTGATCGGGAGAGGAGCGAATGCTGTCGTCAATGCCGGCATTGGACAGGCAAACGATCTGGGTGCTGGCGTGCCGGAGCAGAAGTCGTTGGGACGGGGTCTTGAGCTCACTGCGCTGACGGATGCCTGGTTGGATGCAATGGGCGGAAGAACGGCACTGTTTGGAGACCTGTGCAGCAGGGGCAGCGCAGGCGAGGTCAGCGTGCAGATCGTCCGGTCGTCTGGCACCGCACTGCACGATATGGAGCGGAAAGGCTGCAGACAATATCGGTTGAATATGGACGATGGCAGTGATCTGAAGCCGTACTGGGAGCGCAGCCTGCCTATGAGATCGATCCAGGATGCCATGCTGAACTGCATCGCATCCGCCAAGGCGTTCGTCTACATTGAAACCCAGTTCCTGATTTCCGACTGCGGCTTCTCGGATGCAGATCCTGGGCGACGTTTGGACACCATCATCAAGGGCGGCCAGCGGGGGCCTGCAACGCCGGCCCAGGAGAAGAAGGCACAGCGAACAGCGCGCGTGCTGGGCGCTGCTGCGGGTCCGCTGGACGCTGTACTGCCCGAGACGCCCATTGCTGATGTTCTTGCAAAGAAGCAGGGCGTGCCCTCCGCCGCGCGCAATACACTTGTTGACACCATTGCCACCCGCATCGCAAAGGCAATACGGAGTGGCCAAGGGTTCCACGTCTACATCACGCTTCCCGTGCATCCGGAAGGCAACGTGAAAGACGGTGCCGTGGTAAAGCAGCACTACTGGGCGCAGCAGACGCTGTTGCGTGGTCACGACAGTCTGATTCGCCGAATCAGTCGCACTCTCGTGGCCAAACGCAAGGATATTCGCGACGTAAGCGTCAGCGAAGAAGATCTGCGAGACGAAGTTGCGGCAGGTGGCTGGAAGAAGTACCTGACAGTCTTGAATCTACGCAGCTACGGTGTCCTGAAAGACATCAATCACGACAGTTATAGCCGCGGGCCGCAAACTGCCGGGGGCAGCAAGGGCAGTCCACCACTCTATCTGGTGACCGAGCAGTGCTACGTGCATTCCAAGCTGCTCATCGTTGACGATGCGGTCGCCATCATCGGAAGTGCCAACTGTAACGATCGGAGCCTGCAGGGCGACGGCGACACCGAGATCGCTGCGGTGATTGCGGATACGGCGACATCAGTGCGTGACCTGGGCAATGGCGTGAGGGTCGTGACGCGAAAGTTTGCACAGGACCTTCGGATGCGCCTGTGGAAGAAGTTCCTGGGCATGTCGATTCAGGAAGAGGTTGTGTTTGGCGCAATCAAGAAGCAAGGCGGATTTACGGATGCAACCGACAGAAGATTTCATCCTCCTATCGTGAAGCAGGACCATGCCGAGCTGAACCTTGAATTGCCGGCGAGTGCCGATACGTCGGATTACATCCGTAGCCTTGCGGAAAAGAATGCATCCATATACGAAGAGGTGTTCACGAACGTTCCGAGGAATTCCATGGCACGCTACGACTCAGTCTTCGATGGATTTCCTTCCGGTGGCTGGAATGAGAAAAAGGACGCCATCGCGCGCTACATCTACGCGCAGCCACCTGACCTTCAAGCGCAGTACATGGAAGTGGCAAGCACCAAGGTGGACGAGGCGACGCGCACTGTGGGTCGCCACAACATTGCCAAGGCGCTCTCACGACTGAAAGGCAGCGGGGCAGGGGACCGGGTCAGAGGATTCTGGGTGTCGATGCCGCTTGAATGGGGGCACGGGATGGATGATCCTGCTGCTGCAATGCCTGTAGAACTCATTGCCGCTCGTCCGGCCGTTCAAGGCGGTTCCAGCGGCACCCTGCAGGCGCTTGCTCGCTTGGACGTGAAATCCCCCACGGAGCAAACATGA
- a CDS encoding type VI secretion system Vgr family protein: MQDAITLFAGVAGLDGASRPHRLALANGQALLVERWCGHEQLSDGFQWWVDVLANDALLDVDAWLGVAATLSSRQAGGHDVLRSGVVSEAACLASDGGLARYRLCLVPWTWLLGQARQSRVFQERAVLDILQAVLDPYAAQGTWRVSDEVIDFLAAVPRRSYCVQYRESDLDVLQRLLAEEGLGWRIEEDADAPAGHALVVFADSAAQAQDATSERDGGLRFHRADATEATDSVLTLGRSRRIGVTALVLASDDYRGQQARQGQTPVLSAQRAETTLEAYTPVGAYAFANRGVADHYSRLAAQAHESRSASWVGSSTAPGLRAGTWFNLRQWPLSDRAGVPNVLVTRIWHQASNNFPTTAREALLQRLGHAPPAPMAGLDTPARQRQLCTRAETLGYANAFEGVDRAVAWRPAREDGTGLRLNPRPLAPGYQTARVIAADGSDSGEVSCDDLGRIKVRFHFQRAGSGDDGSSWLRVAQRYAGPGVGAQFLPRVGQEVLVTFLEGDIDRPLIVGTLYNGRGEAGTAATPAGASATSERGAYAQAGDARSSAQGNLAGGHAPAWHAMGAGEDAHRNPAALWGIQSREWHGQGHSRLLFDDSDGQLRLQLATTHASTQLNLGHLIHQADNFRGSLRGEGNELRTDAWGAVRARAGLWLSAQPRAARAPAGEAVAPSALLTQLNELGRVQHQATRVHRSVAIAAHAGVAGQQDAPAPLASLLRSTRTTVTGDAFDSGRADAPAYASGGGQGRLPHSGDATLGLSGSDGLVQVAGQSLQWAVGEVLSLASGQASECVVQGQARVHASQAIGVLAATVGTAAGNTLSVVSGQGELIVQAQDNQILLQARNALRAASASAAVEMAAPKTVHIATAGGASITLAGGNLTVTCPGNITVHAGQKSFVGPANLTYPLPTMPRSESPDVLPSFAFRLQDIPGPQGIALAGQPWKIVRTRQSASDTPDNLHAVDAGQWVEVLKEGSADDDGKVALDDADCKTVWDAVARFPGRLYLVHGIDAIPLQMRQFSTGPGVREIVETLDANNYSKDLQHLPDADALRAIRHRVEYEFQSLLTTTPKQRKEL; encoded by the coding sequence ATGCAGGATGCAATCACACTGTTCGCCGGCGTCGCCGGGCTGGACGGCGCCAGTCGTCCGCACCGTCTGGCATTGGCCAACGGCCAGGCGCTGCTGGTCGAGCGCTGGTGCGGGCACGAACAGCTGTCCGACGGTTTCCAGTGGTGGGTGGACGTGCTGGCCAACGATGCCCTGCTCGACGTGGATGCCTGGCTCGGCGTTGCCGCCACATTGTCCTCGCGGCAGGCCGGCGGACACGACGTACTGCGCAGTGGGGTGGTGTCCGAGGCGGCCTGCCTGGCGTCCGATGGCGGGCTGGCGCGCTATCGCCTGTGCCTGGTGCCGTGGACCTGGCTGCTGGGGCAGGCGCGGCAAAGCCGGGTGTTCCAGGAACGGGCGGTGCTGGACATCCTGCAGGCCGTTCTGGACCCCTATGCCGCCCAGGGTACCTGGCGGGTCAGCGACGAAGTGATCGACTTTCTCGCCGCCGTGCCGCGGCGCAGTTACTGCGTGCAGTACCGCGAATCGGACCTGGACGTCCTGCAGCGCCTGCTCGCCGAAGAGGGCCTGGGCTGGCGCATCGAAGAAGACGCCGACGCGCCTGCCGGGCACGCACTGGTGGTCTTCGCCGACAGCGCCGCGCAGGCGCAGGACGCCACCTCCGAACGCGACGGCGGGCTGCGCTTCCACCGCGCCGACGCCACCGAGGCCACCGACAGCGTGCTGACGCTGGGGCGTTCGCGGCGTATCGGCGTGACCGCGCTGGTGCTGGCAAGTGACGACTATCGCGGCCAGCAGGCGCGGCAGGGGCAGACCCCGGTGCTGTCCGCGCAACGCGCGGAGACCACCCTGGAGGCGTACACCCCGGTGGGCGCCTATGCGTTCGCCAACCGCGGCGTGGCCGACCATTACAGCCGCTTGGCTGCCCAGGCGCACGAATCCCGCAGCGCCAGCTGGGTGGGCAGCAGCACCGCCCCGGGGCTTCGCGCCGGCACCTGGTTCAACCTGCGCCAGTGGCCGCTGTCCGACCGTGCCGGCGTGCCGAATGTGCTGGTGACGCGCATCTGGCACCAGGCCAGCAACAATTTCCCCACCACCGCGCGCGAGGCGCTGCTGCAGCGCCTGGGCCATGCGCCACCGGCGCCCATGGCCGGGCTGGATACGCCGGCGCGCCAGCGCCAGCTGTGCACGCGGGCCGAAACGCTGGGCTATGCCAACGCCTTCGAGGGCGTGGACCGTGCGGTGGCGTGGCGTCCGGCGCGCGAAGACGGCACCGGCCTGCGGTTGAATCCGCGGCCGCTGGCACCGGGCTACCAGACCGCGCGGGTGATCGCCGCCGATGGCAGCGACAGCGGTGAGGTGTCCTGCGACGACCTGGGCCGGATCAAGGTGCGCTTCCACTTCCAGCGGGCAGGCAGCGGCGACGATGGCAGCAGTTGGCTGCGCGTTGCCCAACGCTACGCCGGCCCCGGGGTGGGTGCGCAGTTCCTGCCACGGGTAGGGCAGGAGGTACTGGTGACCTTCCTGGAAGGCGACATCGACCGCCCGCTGATCGTCGGTACGCTCTACAACGGTCGCGGTGAAGCCGGCACGGCCGCCACCCCGGCCGGCGCGTCGGCGACCAGCGAACGGGGCGCCTATGCGCAGGCGGGGGATGCCCGCAGTAGTGCGCAGGGCAACCTGGCCGGTGGCCACGCGCCCGCCTGGCATGCGATGGGCGCCGGCGAAGACGCGCACCGCAACCCGGCCGCGCTGTGGGGCATCCAGTCGCGCGAGTGGCACGGCCAGGGGCACTCGCGGTTGCTGTTCGACGACAGCGACGGACAGCTGCGCCTGCAGTTGGCCACGACCCATGCCAGCACCCAGCTCAACCTGGGGCACCTCATCCACCAGGCCGACAACTTCCGCGGCAGCCTGCGCGGCGAAGGCAACGAGCTGCGCACCGACGCCTGGGGGGCCGTGCGGGCCCGCGCCGGCCTGTGGCTCAGCGCGCAACCGCGCGCCGCCCGCGCGCCGGCCGGTGAGGCGGTCGCCCCCAGTGCGCTGCTGACCCAGCTCAACGAACTTGGCCGGGTCCAGCACCAGGCCACCCGCGTGCACCGCAGCGTCGCCATAGCCGCGCACGCCGGCGTGGCGGGCCAGCAGGATGCGCCTGCGCCGCTGGCCAGCCTGCTGCGCAGCACCCGTACCACCGTGACCGGGGACGCCTTCGACAGCGGTCGGGCCGACGCCCCGGCGTACGCCAGCGGTGGCGGACAAGGGCGCTTGCCGCACAGCGGCGATGCCACCCTGGGCCTGTCTGGCAGCGACGGTCTGGTGCAGGTCGCGGGGCAGAGCCTGCAATGGGCGGTGGGCGAGGTGCTCAGCCTGGCCAGCGGGCAGGCGTCCGAATGTGTCGTCCAAGGCCAGGCGCGTGTCCACGCCAGCCAGGCCATCGGCGTGCTGGCGGCCACCGTGGGCACGGCCGCCGGGAACACGCTCAGCGTGGTGAGCGGGCAGGGCGAGCTGATCGTGCAGGCCCAGGACAACCAGATCCTGCTGCAGGCGCGCAACGCCCTGCGCGCGGCCAGTGCCAGCGCGGCGGTCGAAATGGCCGCGCCGAAAACCGTGCATATCGCCACGGCCGGCGGTGCCAGCATCACCCTGGCCGGCGGCAACCTGACCGTGACCTGCCCCGGCAACATCACCGTGCATGCGGGTCAGAAGTCCTTCGTTGGCCCCGCGAACCTGACCTATCCGCTGCCCACCATGCCGCGCAGCGAATCCCCCGATGTACTGCCCAGCTTCGCCTTCCGCCTGCAGGACATCCCGGGCCCGCAGGGCATCGCGCTGGCCGGCCAGCCGTGGAAAATCGTGCGCACCCGGCAGAGCGCCAGCGATACGCCGGACAACCTGCATGCGGTGGATGCCGGACAGTGGGTGGAAGTGCTCAAGGAAGGCAGCGCCGACGACGACGGCAAGGTCGCCCTTGACGATGCCGACTGCAAGACCGTCTGGGACGCCGTGGCGCGGTTCCCCGGGCGCCTGTACCTGGTGCACGGCATCGACGCCATCCCGCTGCAGATGCGCCAGTTCAGCACCGGCCCCGGGGTACGCGAGATCGTCGAGACCCTGGATGCCAACAACTACAGCAAGGACCTGCAGCACCTGCCCGATGCCGATGCGCTACGCGCCATCCGCCACCGGGTGGAGTACGAGTTCCAGTCCCTGCTGACCACCACGCCCAAGCAGCGCAAGGAGCTCTGA